ATGCGTTTTATTTATAAATATACGGTATGCATGACCGAGCCTCGGCCCTTTCTCACCGGCCAAGGGCCTTCAGGTGTCCTGCCAGGGAGAGGACAGCCGCAAAACAGGCAAGTGCGCCGATAGCTACTGCTGCCGGCGTACCCATGGCGTGGGCGATTGCCCCCATGATCGAGCTTCCGACGGGCGCCATTCCGAGAAAGACAAGGGTATAGACGCTCATAACCCTGCCTCTGAGGCTGTCAGGTGTTGCGAGCTGGATGAAGCTGTTCGCAACAGCGAGAAAGCTCACGACCCCCCATCCGACGAGTGCGAGAGCA
This DNA window, taken from Thermodesulfovibrionales bacterium, encodes the following:
- a CDS encoding MFS transporter; the protein is ALALVGWGVVSFLAVANSFIQLATPDSLRGRVMSVYTLVFLGMAPVGSSIMGAIAHAMGTPAAVAIGALACFAAVLSLAGHLKALGR